In Rhizobium sp. N324, a single genomic region encodes these proteins:
- a CDS encoding ABC transporter ATP-binding protein yields MSPLNVPEPGALLSVQKLTKFFGGFAACNEIDLDIAPGEIHALLGENGAGKSTLVKMLFGVLEPTHGHILWQGKPVSITSPGEARKLGIGMVFQHFSLFEALTVAENIALSLDDAIPIDRIAEEARALSQAYGLPLDPHAHVADLSVGERQRIEIVRALLQNPKLIILDEPTSVLTPQEADRLFETLFKLRAEGRSVLYISHRLEEVQRICDRATVLRHGRVTGACDPKQETPASLARMMVGSEVASVTHPERSDKGEVQLAVANLSVAARTPFAMPLRDVSMAVRAGEILAIAGVAGNGQSELFDALSGEYPVASAEAIVIRKKPVGTEGITARRLLGAGFVPEERHGHAAVSAMKLSDNLVLARSQSDRKAFLGLLGVIRQGAVKSAARRISEAMDVRKSGDNPAAGSLSGGNLQKFIVGRELDRQPAVLVVNQPTWGVDAGAASRIRQALVDLAKAGSAVVVISQDLDEIFEVATDIAVISEGRLSRPYPAGELTRERIGLLMGGLHETGSVAETAHAH; encoded by the coding sequence GTGTCGCCATTGAATGTGCCGGAACCCGGTGCGTTGTTATCCGTCCAGAAGCTGACGAAGTTTTTCGGTGGCTTTGCCGCCTGCAATGAAATCGATCTCGATATCGCGCCGGGCGAAATTCACGCGCTTCTCGGCGAAAATGGTGCAGGCAAATCCACCCTGGTGAAGATGCTGTTCGGCGTTCTCGAGCCGACGCACGGGCACATCCTCTGGCAGGGCAAGCCGGTTTCGATCACCTCGCCGGGCGAGGCCCGCAAACTCGGCATCGGCATGGTCTTCCAGCATTTTTCGCTGTTCGAGGCGCTGACCGTTGCCGAAAACATCGCATTGTCGCTCGATGACGCCATCCCGATCGACAGGATCGCCGAGGAGGCGAGGGCGCTGTCTCAGGCCTATGGCCTGCCGCTCGACCCGCATGCTCACGTCGCCGACCTCTCGGTCGGCGAACGCCAGCGCATCGAGATCGTCCGTGCGTTGCTGCAGAACCCGAAGCTGATCATTCTCGACGAGCCGACCTCGGTGCTGACGCCGCAGGAGGCCGACCGGCTGTTCGAAACGCTGTTCAAGCTGCGCGCCGAGGGCCGCTCGGTTCTCTATATCAGCCACCGCCTGGAAGAGGTGCAGCGCATCTGCGACCGCGCCACCGTGCTGCGCCATGGCCGCGTCACCGGCGCCTGCGATCCGAAGCAGGAGACGCCCGCCTCGCTTGCCCGCATGATGGTCGGCAGCGAGGTGGCGAGCGTCACCCATCCCGAGCGCAGCGACAAGGGCGAGGTGCAACTGGCCGTTGCCAATCTTTCCGTCGCCGCCCGCACGCCATTCGCCATGCCACTGCGCGATGTTTCGATGGCTGTGCGCGCTGGCGAAATTCTCGCTATTGCCGGTGTCGCCGGTAATGGCCAGAGCGAGCTTTTCGATGCGTTGTCCGGTGAATATCCGGTCGCGTCGGCAGAAGCGATCGTCATCCGCAAGAAGCCGGTGGGCACCGAGGGCATCACCGCCCGGCGCCTGCTCGGCGCCGGCTTCGTGCCGGAGGAGCGGCACGGCCATGCCGCCGTCTCCGCCATGAAACTGTCAGACAATCTGGTGCTCGCCCGCAGCCAGTCGGATCGGAAAGCCTTTCTTGGCCTGCTCGGCGTCATCCGCCAAGGTGCTGTGAAATCCGCCGCACGGCGCATTTCCGAAGCGATGGATGTCCGCAAGAGCGGAGACAATCCGGCCGCCGGCTCGCTTTCCGGCGGCAATCTGCAAAAATTCATCGTCGGGCGCGAGCTCGATCGCCAGCCGGCCGTGCTCGTCGTCAACCAGCCGACCTGGGGCGTCGATGCCGGGGCGGCAAGCCGCATCCGCCAGGCGCTGGTCGATCTCGCAAAGGCCGGCTCCGCCGTCGTCGTCATCAGCCAGGATCTCGACGAGATCTTCGAAGTGGCGACGGATATCGCCGTCATCTCCGAGGGACGGCTTTCCAGGCCCTATCCGGCCGGCGAACTGACGCGCGAAAGGATCGGCCTGCTGATGGGCGGCCTGCACGAAACGGGCTCTGTCGCGGAGACGGCCCATGCGCATTGA
- a CDS encoding ferredoxin--NADP reductase yields MNAPAKTEDFASSIPAGVYAETVLSVTHYTDRLFRFTMTRPQGFRFRSGEFAMVGLMVEGKPVFRAYSIASPAWAEELEFFSIKVPDGPLTSHLQAIKPGDQVLMRKKPTGTLVLDALTPGRRLYMFSTGTGIAPFASLIRDPETYEKFEEVILTHTTRDVAELKYGFDLVEEIQNDELLKEVVGDKLRHYATVTREDFAYRGRITDLISSGKMFTDLGVPPLDPAIDRGMICGSSAMLKDTKELLEKAGLDEGANSKPAEFVIERAFVG; encoded by the coding sequence ATGAACGCGCCTGCAAAGACCGAAGACTTCGCCTCGTCCATCCCCGCCGGCGTCTACGCCGAGACGGTGCTTTCCGTGACGCATTATACCGACCGGCTCTTCCGCTTCACGATGACCCGGCCGCAGGGCTTCCGTTTCCGTTCCGGCGAATTCGCGATGGTCGGCCTGATGGTCGAGGGCAAGCCGGTCTTCCGTGCCTATTCGATCGCCAGCCCCGCCTGGGCCGAAGAGCTTGAATTCTTCTCGATCAAGGTGCCGGACGGCCCGCTCACCTCGCATCTGCAGGCAATCAAGCCCGGCGACCAGGTGCTGATGCGCAAGAAGCCGACAGGCACGCTGGTGCTCGACGCGCTGACGCCGGGCCGCCGTCTCTACATGTTCTCGACGGGAACGGGCATTGCGCCTTTCGCCAGCCTGATCCGCGATCCCGAGACCTATGAAAAGTTCGAGGAAGTCATCCTCACCCATACGACGCGCGATGTCGCCGAGCTGAAATACGGCTTCGACCTCGTCGAGGAAATCCAAAATGACGAGCTGCTGAAGGAAGTGGTCGGCGACAAGCTGCGCCATTATGCGACCGTCACCCGCGAAGACTTCGCTTATCGCGGCCGCATCACCGACCTGATTTCCTCGGGCAAGATGTTTACCGATCTCGGTGTACCGCCGCTCGATCCGGCAATCGACCGCGGCATGATCTGCGGTTCCTCGGCCATGCTGAAGGACACCAAGGAGCTGCTCGAAAAGGCTGGTCTCGACGAAGGCGCCAACAGCAAGCCCGCCGAATTCGTCATCGAGCGCGCTTTCGTCGGCTGA
- a CDS encoding ABC transporter permease, producing the protein MFFETLKLALRAISRNMLRSFLTVLGVVIGVAAVIALVTIGNGTTAQVSTELSRLGTNMLFVRPGQFGPGRASSEAKRFSVKDVAAIRDQISGLRAVAPLNQSTATVISGGQNHSTSVSGTTNDYFVAQDWNLALGRNFTPAEERGQSRCIIGETVRSQLFGAADPIGQQIRVGKVSCPVIGVLAKRGQSGMGTDQDDVVIMPVKVFQRRISGNSNVPQIIISARDGVSTAKVQSDVEDLLRERRKIIPGRQDDFNVNDMTQIAEAMTGTTTLLTGLLGAVAAISLLVGGIGIMNIMLVSVTERTREIGIRLAIGALENQVLTQFLVEAVALSLFGGITGIALGLSLGLVAVTFLKVPFVFSPMMVAVAFLFSAAIGMIFGYFPARRAARLNPIEALRHE; encoded by the coding sequence ATGTTCTTTGAGACACTCAAACTCGCTCTGCGCGCCATCAGCCGCAATATGCTGCGCTCGTTCCTGACCGTGCTCGGCGTCGTCATCGGCGTTGCCGCCGTCATCGCGCTGGTGACGATCGGCAATGGCACCACCGCGCAGGTCTCGACCGAATTGTCGCGGCTCGGCACCAACATGCTGTTCGTCCGCCCCGGCCAGTTCGGTCCCGGCCGGGCGAGCTCGGAAGCCAAGCGCTTCAGCGTCAAGGACGTCGCCGCCATCCGCGACCAGATCAGCGGCTTGAGGGCGGTGGCGCCGCTCAACCAGTCGACGGCGACGGTGATATCAGGCGGCCAGAATCATTCGACCAGCGTCTCCGGCACCACCAACGACTATTTCGTCGCGCAGGACTGGAACCTGGCGCTCGGCCGCAATTTTACCCCCGCCGAGGAGCGCGGCCAGTCCCGTTGCATCATCGGCGAGACGGTACGCTCGCAGCTCTTCGGCGCCGCCGACCCGATCGGCCAGCAGATCCGCGTCGGCAAGGTTTCGTGCCCCGTCATCGGCGTGCTCGCCAAGCGTGGCCAGTCCGGCATGGGGACCGATCAGGACGATGTCGTCATCATGCCGGTCAAGGTGTTCCAGCGGCGCATCAGCGGCAACAGCAACGTGCCGCAGATCATCATCTCGGCGCGCGACGGCGTCTCCACGGCCAAGGTGCAGTCCGATGTCGAGGATCTTCTGCGCGAGCGCCGCAAGATCATCCCCGGCCGGCAGGACGATTTCAACGTCAACGATATGACCCAGATCGCCGAGGCGATGACCGGCACGACGACGCTGCTGACCGGCCTGCTCGGCGCCGTCGCCGCCATCAGCCTGCTCGTCGGCGGCATCGGCATCATGAACATCATGCTGGTCTCCGTCACCGAACGTACTCGCGAGATCGGCATTCGCCTGGCGATCGGCGCGCTCGAAAACCAGGTGCTCACCCAGTTTCTGGTCGAAGCCGTGGCGCTCTCGCTCTTCGGCGGCATCACCGGCATCGCCCTCGGCCTCAGCCTCGGTCTGGTGGCGGTGACTTTCCTGAAAGTCCCTTTCGTCTTCAGCCCGATGATGGTCGCCGTCGCCTTCCTCTTCTCCGCCGCAATCGGCATGATCTTCGGCTATTTCCCGGCAAGACGAGCAGCGCGGCTGAACCCGATCGAGGCGCTGCGGCACGAGTGA
- the pcsA gene encoding phosphatidylcholine synthase, whose translation MKIFKYKRVPYAEMRAFSVHILTASGSFLAFLGVVAAAEHRFIDMFWWLGLALLVDGIDGPIARKVRVKEVLPNWSGDTLDNIIDYVTYVLLPAFALYQSGMIGEPWSFVAAGMIVVSSAIYYADMGMKTDEYFFSGFPVVWNMIVFTLFVIDASATTALAVVTISVVLTFLPINFLHPVRVKRLRPLNLGVFFLWSALGIFSLLMHFDTPEWALILFIVTGLYLYVIGAVLQFFPALGREA comes from the coding sequence ATGAAGATTTTCAAGTATAAGCGCGTTCCTTACGCGGAGATGCGCGCCTTTTCCGTCCATATCCTGACGGCCTCCGGTTCCTTCCTGGCCTTTCTCGGCGTCGTTGCCGCCGCCGAGCACCGCTTCATCGACATGTTCTGGTGGCTGGGCCTGGCGCTGCTCGTCGACGGCATAGACGGGCCGATCGCTCGCAAGGTGCGCGTCAAGGAAGTGCTGCCGAACTGGTCGGGCGATACGCTCGACAATATCATCGATTACGTCACCTATGTGCTGCTGCCGGCTTTCGCGCTCTATCAGAGCGGCATGATCGGCGAGCCCTGGTCCTTCGTCGCCGCCGGCATGATCGTCGTTTCCAGCGCCATCTATTACGCCGATATGGGCATGAAGACCGACGAGTATTTCTTTTCCGGCTTTCCCGTCGTCTGGAACATGATCGTCTTCACCCTGTTCGTCATCGATGCCAGCGCGACGACGGCGCTCGCCGTCGTGACGATTTCGGTGGTGTTGACCTTCCTGCCGATCAATTTCCTGCACCCGGTCCGCGTCAAAAGGCTGCGCCCGCTCAATCTCGGCGTCTTCTTCCTGTGGTCGGCGCTGGGCATTTTTTCGCTGCTGATGCATTTCGACACGCCGGAATGGGCGCTCATTCTCTTCATCGTGACCGGGCTCTATCTTTACGTCATCGGCGCGGTGCTGCAATTCTTCCCCGCTCTCGGACGCGAAGCTTGA
- a CDS encoding quinone oxidoreductase family protein — translation MTKTQAVSFSRTGGPEVFDYVELDLPPPSAGEVQLRQAAVGLNFIDVYFRNGTYKAPHLPFVTGKEGAGTVTAVGPGVTDFKIGDRVAYASADGAYSAERNIETRHLVHVPDGIELETAAAMMLKGMTAEYLLNRTFKVGPETVLLFHAAAGGVGLIAGQWAKALGATIIGTASSEDKIALALAHGYDHVINYKSEDFAVRVREITSGKGVDVVYDSIGRDTFPQSLDCLKPRGLFASFGQSSGPIENFTLSQLAQKGSLFATRPTLFTYIAARQELIDSAKALFDVVQSNKVRINVNQTYPLREVGRAHADLETRKTTGTTLLIP, via the coding sequence ATGACGAAGACACAGGCGGTTTCATTCTCCAGAACCGGCGGGCCGGAGGTTTTCGACTATGTCGAACTCGATCTGCCGCCGCCTTCGGCCGGTGAAGTGCAGCTTAGACAGGCGGCGGTCGGCCTGAATTTCATCGACGTCTATTTCCGCAACGGCACCTATAAGGCGCCGCACCTGCCCTTCGTTACCGGCAAGGAGGGCGCCGGCACCGTCACGGCGGTCGGCCCCGGCGTTACGGATTTCAAGATCGGCGACCGCGTCGCCTATGCCAGCGCCGATGGCGCCTATAGCGCCGAGCGCAATATCGAGACGCGCCATCTGGTGCATGTGCCTGATGGCATTGAGCTCGAAACGGCAGCGGCGATGATGCTGAAGGGCATGACCGCCGAATATCTCTTGAACCGCACCTTCAAGGTCGGTCCTGAGACGGTGCTTCTGTTTCATGCCGCCGCCGGCGGCGTCGGGCTGATCGCCGGCCAATGGGCAAAGGCGCTCGGCGCCACCATCATCGGCACGGCGAGCTCTGAAGACAAGATCGCGCTGGCGCTCGCCCATGGCTACGACCATGTGATCAACTACAAGAGCGAAGACTTCGCCGTCCGGGTCCGCGAGATCACCTCCGGCAAGGGCGTCGATGTCGTCTATGATTCGATCGGCCGCGATACTTTTCCACAGTCGCTCGACTGCCTGAAGCCGCGCGGCCTTTTTGCCTCTTTCGGCCAGTCCTCCGGGCCGATCGAGAATTTCACCCTTTCCCAGCTGGCGCAGAAGGGCTCGCTGTTTGCGACGCGGCCGACGCTCTTCACCTACATTGCCGCACGCCAGGAACTGATCGACAGCGCCAAGGCGCTATTTGATGTTGTGCAAAGCAACAAAGTGCGTATCAATGTCAACCAAACCTATCCGCTGCGTGAGGTTGGGCGGGCTCACGCGGATCTGGAAACAAGAAAAACAACAGGAACGACGCTGCTGATTCCATGA
- a CDS encoding GntR family transcriptional regulator codes for MQTSQSHLAYLALEHLIVTLALKPGALVTEKQLIDMAGHGRTPVREAIQKLAWQGLILVKPRVGLQVAEIAPEDHGNVMQVRSELEPIAASLAAEHATDEQRARLGDCARAMEECAVTSDLAGFFAADKAFDEILEDACPNGFIVAALGPVQTHSRRLWYSTANAERMDRAIALHVAVVRAIHQGRVDEARAAMAVLIDYLAQK; via the coding sequence ATGCAGACGTCACAGAGCCATCTTGCCTATCTCGCGCTGGAGCATCTGATCGTCACGCTGGCGTTGAAGCCAGGGGCGCTTGTCACCGAAAAGCAGCTGATCGATATGGCGGGCCATGGGCGCACGCCGGTGCGCGAGGCGATCCAGAAGCTTGCGTGGCAGGGGCTGATTCTGGTGAAGCCGCGTGTGGGGCTGCAGGTGGCCGAGATCGCGCCGGAGGATCATGGCAACGTCATGCAGGTGCGCAGCGAACTGGAGCCGATCGCTGCAAGCCTTGCAGCCGAACATGCGACGGACGAGCAGCGTGCGCGTCTCGGCGACTGCGCCCGCGCCATGGAGGAATGCGCTGTCACCAGTGATCTCGCCGGCTTCTTCGCCGCCGACAAGGCCTTCGACGAAATCCTCGAGGATGCCTGCCCGAATGGTTTTATCGTCGCAGCACTCGGCCCGGTGCAGACGCATTCGCGGCGCCTCTGGTACTCCACCGCAAACGCCGAGCGCATGGATCGCGCCATCGCGCTGCATGTCGCCGTCGTCCGGGCCATTCATCAGGGCAGGGTGGACGAGGCGCGCGCCGCCATGGCTGTCTTGATCGACTATCTCGCCCAAAAATAG
- a CDS encoding ABC transporter permease, which produces MRIELEKRPDVSKLFAFVSPLLALALTLAFGAIMFAMLGKDPVEALDAFFVEPLLEVWSLHELAIKAAPLILIAVGLAVCYRSNNWNIGAEGQFTIGAITGSYLPIVFYDWHSPLVLPLMLILGALGGALFAAIPALLKAHFNTNEILTSLMLVYIAQLFLDWLVRGAWRDPQGFNFPVSRDFAPEAVLPAIWEESGRAHWAFIFAIVAAVGVWFMLRYTLKGFEIVVLGQSERAGRFAGFSSKKMIWFSFLFSGALAGLAGIAEVSGSIGHLQPAISPGYGFTAIIVAFLGRLNPLGIIASGLVLALTYLGGEAAQLSLGVSDKVTRVFQGLLLFFVLSCDTLIYYKIRIVWSRVRGAA; this is translated from the coding sequence ATGCGCATTGAACTCGAAAAACGCCCCGACGTCTCGAAGCTCTTCGCCTTCGTCTCGCCGCTGCTGGCCCTTGCCCTGACCCTTGCCTTCGGCGCCATCATGTTCGCCATGCTCGGCAAGGATCCGGTCGAGGCGCTGGACGCCTTCTTCGTCGAGCCGCTGCTCGAGGTCTGGTCGCTGCACGAACTGGCGATCAAGGCCGCACCGCTGATCCTGATCGCCGTCGGCCTGGCCGTCTGCTATCGCTCGAACAATTGGAATATCGGCGCCGAAGGCCAGTTCACCATCGGCGCCATCACCGGCTCCTATCTGCCGATCGTCTTCTACGACTGGCATTCGCCGCTGGTGCTGCCGCTGATGCTGATCCTTGGCGCGCTTGGCGGTGCGTTGTTTGCCGCCATTCCGGCGCTGTTGAAGGCGCATTTCAACACCAACGAAATCCTGACATCGCTGATGCTGGTCTATATCGCCCAGCTCTTTCTTGACTGGCTTGTCCGCGGCGCCTGGCGCGATCCGCAGGGTTTCAACTTTCCGGTCTCGCGCGATTTCGCGCCTGAGGCGGTGCTGCCGGCAATCTGGGAAGAATCGGGCCGGGCGCATTGGGCCTTCATCTTCGCCATTGTCGCCGCGGTCGGCGTCTGGTTCATGCTGCGCTACACGCTGAAAGGCTTCGAGATCGTCGTGCTCGGCCAGTCGGAGCGGGCAGGGCGCTTTGCCGGTTTCTCGTCGAAGAAGATGATCTGGTTCAGCTTCCTCTTCTCCGGCGCCCTTGCCGGCCTTGCCGGGATAGCCGAGGTCTCCGGCTCGATCGGCCATCTGCAGCCGGCGATCTCGCCGGGCTACGGCTTCACCGCCATCATCGTCGCCTTCCTGGGACGCCTCAATCCGCTCGGCATCATCGCGTCGGGCCTGGTGCTGGCGCTGACATATCTCGGCGGGGAGGCGGCACAGCTGTCGCTCGGCGTTTCCGACAAGGTCACCCGCGTCTTTCAGGGCCTGCTGCTCTTCTTCGTGCTCTCCTGCGATACGCTGATCTATTACAAAATCCGCATCGTCTGGTCGCGGGTCAGGGGCGCGGCATGA
- a CDS encoding IS4 family transposase, which translates to MRHENSVFHQLQQYIPWAVFDRLVDKHNADHRVRRLTAKSQFLALLFGQLSGAASLREIEAGLLSHEANLYHLGARSVARATLADANAKRPAALFADLFSVMAARASRKIRRHIGDTLRILDATRVQVSSLYGGWADMVGGKRAIKLHVCYDPHADAPLAMTLTGQRTNDIIPARAIDIAAGVTYVFDLAYYDFAWWAEIDRKSARFVTRLKSNTLVATIAEQPADEAAGILFDRIGLLPQRLAGSRQNPFQDPVREIAVRIRTGKVIRLITNDLDAPAAEIATLYKQRWQIELFFKWIKQNLKIRHFLGTSENAVRIQVFVALIAYLLLRMAQAAQKDIAQPLAFSRLVRLNIMHRRAIGALRRPPAITKADPRQLSLPITAS; encoded by the coding sequence ATGCGGCACGAGAATAGCGTTTTTCACCAGCTTCAACAGTATATTCCGTGGGCGGTGTTCGATCGTCTTGTGGACAAGCATAATGCCGACCACCGGGTGCGCCGGCTGACGGCGAAGTCGCAGTTCCTGGCGCTGCTTTTTGGCCAGTTGTCGGGCGCTGCCAGCCTGCGCGAGATCGAGGCCGGCTTGCTCAGCCACGAGGCGAACCTTTATCACCTGGGCGCTCGCAGTGTGGCCCGTGCCACGCTGGCGGATGCCAATGCCAAGCGCCCGGCAGCCTTGTTTGCCGATCTGTTCTCCGTCATGGCTGCCCGTGCCAGTCGAAAGATACGCCGTCATATCGGCGATACGCTGCGTATATTGGATGCCACACGCGTCCAGGTCTCCTCGCTGTATGGCGGCTGGGCCGACATGGTTGGCGGCAAACGGGCCATCAAACTGCATGTCTGCTACGATCCGCACGCCGACGCGCCGCTCGCCATGACGCTGACCGGTCAGAGGACGAACGACATCATCCCGGCCAGGGCGATCGACATTGCTGCGGGCGTCACCTATGTCTTCGATCTTGCCTATTACGATTTTGCCTGGTGGGCCGAGATCGATAGAAAGAGCGCCCGTTTCGTCACCAGGCTGAAGAGCAATACCCTCGTCGCCACGATCGCCGAACAGCCAGCCGATGAAGCTGCGGGCATTCTCTTCGACAGGATCGGGCTCCTGCCGCAAAGGCTCGCCGGTTCCCGGCAGAACCCCTTTCAGGATCCGGTGCGCGAGATCGCCGTCCGCATCAGGACCGGCAAGGTCATCCGCCTCATCACCAACGACCTCGACGCTCCGGCAGCCGAGATCGCCACCCTTTACAAGCAGCGTTGGCAAATCGAACTCTTCTTCAAATGGATCAAGCAGAACCTGAAGATCCGGCATTTTCTCGGAACCTCGGAAAATGCCGTGCGCATCCAGGTCTTCGTCGCGCTCATTGCCTATCTGCTGCTGCGAATGGCCCAGGCAGCCCAGAAAGACATCGCTCAGCCGCTCGCATTCTCAAGGCTCGTGCGCCTCAACATCATGCATCGCAGGGCAATCGGCGCCCTGCGAAGACCGCCGGCAATCACCAAAGCAGATCCACGGCAATTATCACTGCCCATCACCGCAAGTTAA
- a CDS encoding ABC transporter permease has product MSIFEAILLTVITASTPLVIAALGELVTERSGVLNLGVEGMMIMGAVAAFAGAQMSGSPYVGIVCGIAAGALFSLLFAFLTLTLVANQVATGLALTLLGLGASGMLGEAYVSVPGIRLGEIVIPVLSDLPVIGHVLFRQDLIFYLSIALVVGVSWFLFRSRAGLKLRAIGDSHASAHALGIQVIRTRYLAVMFGGACAGLAGAQLSLVYTPQWAENMSAGRGWITLALVVFASWRPWRVFAGGYLFGAVTILQLHAQAFGLGIPSQFLSMLPYAATIVVLIIISHNRRTTLINTPASLGKAFVPER; this is encoded by the coding sequence ATGAGCATCTTCGAAGCCATTCTGCTGACCGTCATCACCGCCTCCACGCCGCTCGTCATCGCCGCCCTCGGCGAACTCGTCACCGAGCGCTCCGGCGTTCTGAACCTTGGTGTCGAAGGCATGATGATCATGGGCGCGGTTGCCGCTTTTGCCGGCGCGCAAATGTCGGGCTCGCCCTATGTCGGCATCGTCTGCGGCATTGCGGCAGGCGCGCTTTTCTCGCTTCTCTTCGCTTTCCTGACGCTGACGCTGGTGGCAAATCAGGTGGCGACGGGACTGGCGCTCACCCTTCTCGGCCTCGGCGCGTCAGGCATGCTCGGCGAGGCCTATGTCAGCGTTCCCGGCATCCGGCTGGGAGAGATCGTCATTCCGGTCCTGTCGGATCTTCCGGTCATCGGCCATGTTCTCTTCCGGCAGGATCTGATCTTCTACCTGTCGATTGCGCTTGTGGTTGGCGTCAGCTGGTTCCTGTTCCGCAGCCGCGCCGGGCTGAAGCTGAGGGCGATCGGCGACAGTCACGCTTCGGCCCATGCGCTCGGCATTCAGGTTATCCGCACGCGCTACCTGGCGGTGATGTTCGGCGGCGCCTGCGCCGGTCTTGCCGGCGCCCAGCTGTCGCTCGTCTACACCCCGCAATGGGCGGAGAACATGTCGGCCGGGCGCGGCTGGATCACGCTGGCGCTGGTGGTCTTTGCCTCCTGGCGGCCGTGGCGGGTGTTTGCCGGCGGTTATCTCTTCGGCGCGGTCACCATCCTGCAGCTGCATGCGCAGGCCTTCGGTCTCGGCATTCCCTCGCAGTTCCTCTCGATGCTGCCCTATGCCGCGACTATTGTGGTTCTCATCATCATTTCTCATAATCGGCGCACGACGTTGATCAATACGCCCGCCTCGCTCGGAAAGGCCTTCGTGCCGGAGCGATAA
- a CDS encoding BMP family ABC transporter substrate-binding protein, translating to MKKYAFALAASAAAVIGISSAAQAADKTKVCFVYVGSHTDGGYSQAHDLGRQQVQAEFGDKIETPYLENVPEGPDAERAIERLARSGCKLIFTTSFGFMDATVKVAAKFPKVKFEHGTGYKSGPNLATYNSRFYEGRYILGQIAAKTSKNHGAAYIASFPIPEVVMGINSFEQGAKSVDPSFKLKVIWVNTWFDPGKEADAAKAMVDQGVDVLTQHTDTTAPMQVAEERGIHAFGQASDMIAAGPKAQLTAIVDTWGTYYSKRVHALLDGTWKSEQSWDGLKDGILKMAPYTNMPDDVKKMAEETEAKIKSGELHPFTGPINKQDGTPWLKAGEKADDGTLLGMNFYVEGVDDKLPAQ from the coding sequence ATGAAGAAATACGCATTCGCACTCGCCGCCTCGGCCGCCGCCGTGATCGGCATCTCGTCGGCCGCTCAAGCCGCTGATAAGACGAAGGTCTGCTTCGTCTATGTCGGTTCGCACACCGATGGCGGCTATTCGCAGGCCCACGATCTCGGCCGCCAGCAGGTTCAGGCCGAATTTGGCGACAAGATCGAAACGCCTTACCTCGAAAACGTGCCGGAAGGCCCGGATGCCGAGCGTGCCATCGAGCGCCTGGCCCGTTCCGGCTGCAAGCTGATTTTCACGACGTCCTTCGGCTTCATGGATGCGACGGTCAAGGTTGCCGCCAAGTTCCCGAAGGTCAAGTTCGAGCACGGCACCGGCTATAAGTCAGGCCCCAACCTCGCCACCTACAACTCGCGCTTCTATGAAGGCCGCTATATCCTCGGCCAGATCGCCGCCAAGACCTCGAAGAATCATGGCGCCGCCTACATCGCCTCCTTCCCGATTCCGGAAGTGGTGATGGGCATCAACTCCTTCGAGCAGGGCGCCAAGTCGGTCGATCCGAGCTTCAAGCTGAAGGTCATCTGGGTCAACACCTGGTTCGACCCTGGCAAGGAAGCCGATGCCGCCAAGGCGATGGTCGACCAGGGCGTCGACGTGCTGACCCAGCACACCGATACGACCGCGCCGATGCAGGTTGCCGAAGAACGCGGCATCCACGCCTTCGGTCAGGCATCCGACATGATCGCAGCCGGTCCCAAGGCGCAGCTGACGGCGATCGTCGATACCTGGGGCACCTACTACTCCAAACGCGTCCACGCGCTTCTGGACGGCACCTGGAAGTCCGAGCAGAGCTGGGACGGCCTGAAGGACGGCATCCTGAAGATGGCGCCCTACACCAACATGCCTGACGACGTGAAGAAAATGGCCGAGGAAACCGAAGCCAAGATCAAGTCGGGTGAGCTGCATCCCTTCACCGGTCCGATCAACAAGCAGGACGGCACGCCCTGGCTGAAGGCCGGCGAGAAGGCCGATGACGGCACGCTGCTCGGCATGAATTTCTATGTCGAAGGCGTCGACGACAAGCTGCCGGCGCAATAA